The following coding sequences lie in one Nakaseomyces glabratus chromosome K, complete sequence genomic window:
- a CDS encoding uncharacterized protein (CAGL0K07678g~Protein of unknown function) encodes MEHIPSYDMGRDAWRSTLEELRTDNHYEDYTEMNQFNDNYFQFVNTSEIEQEFKFDWNELELENGKKKIRFTDDDINHYTVTHRSGKDDSSLNNHQRGVENDQNVERNINRSGNNAGSSEYVPLAEEQQPDSPVSFETAAIERNLQFEFDNNYVNDIVLALRRLKEVRARLQNLVRNVDNAISIDKSPNFDGLPDDVEINAVKSSLLSFLADGNN; translated from the coding sequence ATGGAACACATCCCTTCCTATGATATGGGCAGAGATGCTTGGAGGTCTACGCTGGAAGAATTGAGAACTGATAATCACTATGAAGATTATACAGAGATGAACCAGTTCAATGACAACTACTTCCAGTTCGTGAACACCTCTGAAATTGAGCAAGAATTCAAGTTTGATTGGAATGAGTTAGAGTTGGAAAatggtaagaagaagatcagaTTTACTGATGACGACATTAACCATTACACCGTAACTCATAGAAGCGGTAAAGATGATTCCAGTCTTAATAATCATCAACGAGGTGTAGAGAATGACCAAAACGTCGAAAGGAATATTAACCGCTCTGGCAATAATGCTGGATCCAGTGAGTATGTACCATTAGcagaagaacaacaacCCGACTCACCAGTCTCTTTTGAAACTGCCGCTATTGAGAGAAATTTACAGTTTGAGTTTGATAATAACTACGTTAATGATATCGTATTGGCGTTGCGTCGCCTAAAAGAAGTCCGAGCAAGACTACAAAACTTGGTGCGCAATGTTGACAATGCAATAAGCATAGACAAGTCCCCAAATTTTGATGGCCTTCCTGATGACGTTGAGATTAATGCTGTCAAGAGCTCTTTGTTATCATTCTTAGCAGATGGAAATAACTAA
- the SHE2 gene encoding She2p (CAGL0K07612g~Ortholog(s) have lipid binding, mRNA binding activity, role in intracellular mRNA localization, mating type switching and cellular bud tip, cytosol, endoplasmic reticulum membrane localization), translating to MSREEQPYIVATDGIVDALTKISSVFSAYLSANIHILNKYINYLRRVTSLKNERSIMIKIVKKLRFFNDTLLSTDLAQLQTTYEGEEPELALNIQTFASYLVKCLETIDLLNYFLLKPLQKELIAKTLNFDLVFPEDITDTVEDTYNHFVKFTQWSIESLSIDDPLLDIEVVQFSLRCAEEDQSYAEETDNIFLQEVLPVKDSQEYETLTLQWLDVLNGKLAILGERFEKVADDWYKKFGKNRS from the coding sequence ATGTCTAGAGAAGAACAGCCCTATATTGTTGCCACTGATGGTATTGTCGATGCTCtaacaaaaatatcatcTGTTTTTTCAGCGTATTTATCTGCaaatattcatattttAAACAAGTATATCAATTATCTGCGCAGAGTGACTAGtttgaaaaatgaaaggtctataatgataaaaatagtCAAGAAGCTGCGGTTTTTCAATGATACATTGCTTTCCACTGATTTGGCACAACTGCAGACTACATATGAAGGAGAGGAACCTGAACTGGCTCTCAATATTCAAACATTCGCATCTTATTTGGTTAAGTGTTTGGAGACAATTGATCttttaaattattttcttttaaagCCTCTACAGAAAGAGTTGATAGCCAAGACATTAAACTTTGATTTGGTATTTCCGGAAGACATAACTGATACTGTTGAAGACACATACAACcattttgtaaaatttaCTCAATGGTCAATTGAATCTCTTTCTATTGATGACCCATTACTAGATATTGAAGTCGTGCAATTTTCACTGAGGTGTGCCGAAGAAGACCAGTCTTATGCAGAAGAGACAgataatattttccttCAAGAAGTTTTACCTGTCAAGGACTCACAAGAATACGAAACACTAACTCTACAATGGCTTGACGTTTTGAATGGGAAACTTGCAATTCTGGGCGAACGTTTTGAAAAAGTGGCCGATGATTGGTATAAGAAGTTTGGTAAAAATAGAAGCTAG
- the GAT1 gene encoding Gat1p (CAGL0K07634g~Ortholog(s) have sequence-specific DNA binding, transcription factor activity, RNA polymerase II transcription factor binding and transcriptional activator activity, more): MMYDISATSQFKQSALYKHNKQMSDQIKFDFNNFQFKNNQQLQNRDLMNDHYDNTFANKTSMQTSFVGHAFNPSFQFDTIDFDDKGTFFDINKAQNPKNRILAMLENESRSNTATIDSNFQAGVSNSLNIDLLDDPFKVDEQITRSDDIFPNLPFPFSTEDSNIITPSFESRSTSNDSNFEIVDVTTPVVSRSSNFSNADNIPMPKEFDIKHLHPTIPPKTKEPTSKRQIKVKKEKTPVCVETAKPSDADNNKEDLICTNCGTTNTPLWRKDIDRKPLCNACGLFFKLHGVMRPLSLKTDVIKKRKRTAKIKTNRHVTGKINLRDRKRKSNPSKKDNKKSITKRQQPSNSKSSIGSKSTALFKSDKCSSSGCNETADLTTPGSESTSVSSTETIFDNSQSISLSSSSTDLKDSNHGFLPSNWSDFQSSDGDLPNFSVDFEFGVVDDHNSIYPLPVFQYE, translated from the coding sequence ATGATGTATGACATTAGTGCTACATCCCAGTTCAAACAGAGCGCGCTTTATAAGCACAATAAACAAATGTCTGACCAAATTAAATTTGACTTCAATAACTTtcaatttaaaaataaccaacaattacaaaatagAGATCTAATGAACGACCATTACGATAATACCTTTGCCAATAAAACCAGTATGCAAACCTCTTTTGTTGGTCATGCTTTTAATCCATCATTCCAATTCGATACTATTGACTTTGATGACAAAGGCACCTTTTTCGATATTAATAAAGCTCAAAACCCAAAGAATAGGATTCTGGCTATGCTGGAAAACGAATCTAGATCTAATACTGCTACTATTGATTCTAATTTTCAGGCTGGGGTTTCTAACTCGCTTAATATTGATTTATTAGATGACCCTTTCAAGGTGGATGAACAGATTACTCGTAGTGATGACATCTTCCCTAACTTACCATTCCCATTTTCAACAGAGGACTCAAATATAATTACTCCTTCATTTGAAAGCAGGAGTACTTCTAATGACtctaattttgaaattgtcGATGTCACAACACCGGTCGTAAGCCGTAGCAGCAATTTTAGCAACGCAGATAATATCCCGATGCCAAAGGAGTTTGATATAAAGCATTTGCATCCAACTATTCCACCTAAAACCAAAGAGCCAACTTCTAAAAGACAAATTAAGgtcaagaaagaaaaaactcCTGTATGTGTGGAAACTGCAAAACCATCAGATGCCGATAACAATAAAGAGGACTTGATATGTACAAATTGCGGCACAACCAACACGCCACTCTGGAGGAAAGATATCGATAGAAAGCCTTTATGTAATGCTTGTGGTTTATTCTTTAAGCTTCATGGAGTGATGAGGCCCTTATCTCTCAAAACAGATGTAAtaaagaagaggaaaagaactgcaaaaataaaaactaacCGCCATGTAACAGGCAAAATAAATCTTAGAGAtaggaagagaaagagtAATCCCTCCAAAAAagacaataaaaaatcCATCACCAAACGTCAGCAGCCGTCTAATAGCAAGAGCTCAATTGGTAGCAAAAGTACAGCATTGTTTAAATCTGACAAATGCAGTAGTTCTGGTTGTAACGAAACAGCTGATTTGACAACTCCTGGTAGTGAATCAACTAGTGTCAGTAGCACTGAGACTATCTTTGATAATTCACAATCTATAAGTCTCTCAAGTTCATCTACAGATCTGAAAGATAGCAACCATGGGTTTTTGCCATCAAATTGGTCTGATTTTCAGTCCTCAGATGGCGATCTTCCAAATTTCTCTGTTGATTTCGAATTTGGTGTGGTTGATGATCATAATTCGATTTATCCATTACCTGTGTTTCAGTATGAGTAA
- the FRS2 gene encoding phenylalanine--tRNA ligase subunit alpha (CAGL0K07656g~Putative cytosolic phenylalanine?tRNA ligase, beta chain) produces the protein MSDFQLDILKKLNELGEIKSTLQVFADKDSQDVLSALNSLKAHSKLNYTKHDTILYDLSTEGQDILNNGSHEMKLLKLIKEVGNLKISDVNAKLGKDGKLGQARAFKNGWIKKNENNELEVNEKGKNDVEDTTQVELKAIVEGKADSLDKNVVNDLKKRKLITPKKLTDFEVVKGAEFSLEIKKLETDITSDMVVTGSYKDLEFKPYNFNSQGLEVQSGALHPLSKVREEFRQIFFSMGFTEMPTNQYVETGFWNFDALYVPQQHPARDLQDTFYIKDPLTSDLPDDKEYLNNIKAVHEGGKFDTIGYRYPWKQEESQKLVLRTHTTAISAAMLHKLAKDPKPTRLFSIDRVFRNEAVDATHLAEFHQVEGVLADYNITLGDLIKFMEDFFAKMGVTGLKFKPTYNPYTEPSMEIFSWHEGLGKWVEIGNSGMFRPEMLEPMGLPRDLRVLGWGLSLERPTMIKYKVQNIRELLGHKVSLDFIENNPAARLDEDLYD, from the coding sequence ATGTCTGATTTCCAATTGgatattttgaagaaattgaatgaaTTGGGTGAGATTAAATCCACTTTACAAGTTTTTGCCGACAAGGATTCACAAGATGTTCTTAGCGCTTTGAACTCTTTGAAGGCTCACTCTAAATTGAACTACACAAAGCATGACACAATTTTGTATGATCTTTCCACTGAAGGTCAGGATATATTGAATAATGGTTCTcatgaaatgaaattattgaagcttatcaaagaagttggtaatttgaaaattagTGATGTCAATGCCAAGTTAGGTAAGGATGGTAAGCTAGGTCAAGCTCGTGCTTTCAAGAACGGTTGGATTAAGAAGAACGAGAACAACGAACTAGAAGTAAACGAAAAGGGTAAAAACGATGTCGAAGATACAACTCAGGTTGAATTGAAGGCTATAGTGGAAGGCAAAGCTGACTCTTTAGATAAAAATGTTGTCAATGATttaaagaagagaaagttGATCACTCCAAAGAAGTTGACTGATTTCGAAGTTGTCAAAGGTGCTGAATTCTCTTtggaaattaaaaaattggaaaCTGATATAACATCAGACATGGTGGTTACTGGTTCTTACAAGGATCTTGAATTCAAACCAtacaatttcaattctCAAGGTCTTGAAGTTCAATCTGGTGCTCTCCATCCATTGAGCAAGGTTAGAGAGGAATTCAGACAAATCTTTTTCAGTATGGGTTTCACTGAAATGCCAACTAATCAATACGTTGAAACTGGTTTCTGGAACTTCGATGCCCTATATGTTCCACAACAACATCCAGCCCGTGATCTACAAGATACTTTCTATATCAAGGACCCTCTAACATCTGATCTACCCGATGACAAAGAATACCTAAATAACATCAAGGCTGTTCACGAAGGTGGTAAATTTGATACAATTGGTTACCGTTACCCATggaaacaagaagaaagtcAAAAACTTGTTTTGAGAACTCACACAACTGCCATCTCTGCTGCTATGCTGCATAAATTGGCAAAGGATCCAAAGCCAACAAGATTATTCTCCATCGATCGTGTTTTCCGTAATGAAGCTGTCGATGCTACACATTTGGCAGAATTTCACCAAGTCGAAGGTGTACTTGCCGATTACAACATTACTTTGGGTGATTTGATTAAGTTCATGGAAGATTTCTTTGCCAAGATGGGTGTAACAGGTTTGAAATTCAAGCCAACCTATAATCCTTATACTGAACCTTCTATGGAAATTTTCTCATGGCACGAAGGTCTAGGTAAATGGGTCGAAATTGGTAACTCTGGTATGTTTAGACCTGAGATGCTTGAACCAATGGGTCTTCCAAGAGATCTAAGAGTTCTAGGTTGGGGTCTTTCTTTGGAGAGACCAACCATGATTAAATACAAGGTTCAAAACATTAGAGAACTTTTGGGTCACAAGGTTTCATTagattttattgaaaacaacCCAGCGGCTAGATTAGACGAAGATCTGTATGATTAA
- the MYO3 gene encoding myosin family protein (CAGL0K07590g~Putative myosin), with translation MAIIKRVVRSKAGQAPVKKGAKIKKASYDSSRKKEVGVSDLTLLSKISDESINDNLKKRFEHGIIYTYIGYVLISVNPFRDLGIYTDDTMKSYQGKNRLEAPPHVFAIAENMYYNLKSYNENQCVIISGESGAGKTEAAKRIMQYIAATSSTHSESISKIKDMVLATNPLLESFGCAKTLRNNNSSRHGKYLEIKFDAHFQPCAGHITNYLLEKQRVVGQIKNERNFHIFYQFTKGAPEEYRQLFGVQQPEQYIYTSASQCTAVENMDDVEEFNETLNAMRTIGLTKSEQDQIFRALAAILWIGNISFVENEAGNAEIRDKSVTTFVAYLLEVQEELLIKALIERIIETTHGAKRGSTYHSPLNIIQATAVRDALAKAIYNNLFEWIVERVNNSLQAFPGADKSIGILDIYGFEIFEHNSFEQICINYVNEKLQQIFIQLTLKSEQDTYKKEQIHWTPIEYFDNKIVCDLIEAKRPPGIFAAMNDAIATAHADSDAADQAFAQRLNLFTTNPHFELRQNKFVVKHYAGDVTYDIFGITDKNKDQLQKDLVELLSTTSNSFVREIFPDQPQTDSRRRPPTSGDKIIKSANELVETLSKAQPSYIRTIKPNDTKSSTIYDDQRVLHQIKYLGLKENVRIRRAGFAHRQVFEKFVERFYLLSPQCSYAGDYVWDGETLDAVKLILQDASIPTTEYEIGVTQIFIKHPETLFALENMRDKYWYNMAARIQRAWRRYLQKRIDAAIRIQNAIRGKSGVSTFRNDELRNAGDKVYGGKKERRNMSLLGLRGFYGDYLSCNESKTRGSYIKRQANITERVLFSSHGNSLHAMYGGASQRLRKTFILTPTSLWIVGHTKARNAMKYITDYRIDLGKIRSISVTNLQDDWMAVNLMDSPKPDPLINLPFKTELITRLTQLNPRIHVKVSSTIEYLRGPKKLFVVKSQYSDSAPKYHDLYRNGTILVRHGNPPDSTAENRPAFNNEDMYGNLMEAKHKTMKKKVGTKRTPQALPTSSLAASAAQAAYHPKGIRSPTSTEQKSPSKSKPITKTRKPPVSSPVRNTSKTISNSKVYSAPKASVTKRTQDTVSVSKTSVKDDVTQEKNAIIQTEEKQNYSLPENIPQSSQTDSYQAAYDFPGSGNPSELPLQKGDIIYVSKSDPSGWSLASTLDNSKEGWVPTSYIVKYNGNVTDPSAQHQDMNTMKIQEDNTTSINEPETHTNQGPSNTDLGANLASVLAARANKLRSESEEDISREEDDDDDW, from the coding sequence ATGGCTATTATTAAGAGAGTGGTACGGTCTAAAGCTGGCCAAGCTCCAGTAAAGAAAGGAGCTAAGATCAAAAAAGCATCGTATGACTCGTCAAGGAAGAAAGAGGTCGGTGTTTCTGACTTGACATTATTATCCAAGATTTCTGATGAATCCATCAATGATAACCTGAAGAAGAGGTTTGAGCATGGTATTATCTACACTTATATTGGGTATGTCCTGATTAGTGTTAACCCCTTCAGGGACCTTGGGATCTACACCGACGACACTATGAAATCCTATCAAGGCAAGAATAGGTTAGAAGCGCCTCCACATGTATTTGCTATTGCTGAGAACATGTACTATAACCTAAAATCATACAATGAAAACCAATGTGTTATTATATCTGGTGAATCAGGGGCTGGTAAGACAGAAGCTGCTAAGAGAATTATGCAATATATTGCAGCTACTTCTTCCACTCATTCCGAATCGATCAGTAAGATTAAAGATATGGTTTTAGCAACGAATCCTCTTCTTGAATCTTTTGGTTGTGCTAAGACGTTGAGAAACAACAATTCGTCTAGGCACGGTAAATATTTAGAGATTAAATTTGATGCACATTTCCAGCCATGTGCCGGACATATTACAAACTACCTATTAGAGAAACAAAGGGTTGTTGGTCAAATCAagaatgaaagaaattttcatattttttatcaatttaCAAAGGGAGCACCCGAAGAGTATAGGCAACTTTTCGGTGTTCAACAACCAGAGCAGTATATTTACACATCGGCATCGCAATGTACTGCTGTCGAAAATATGGATGATGTAGAAGAATTTAATGAAACTTTAAACGCTATGAGAACGATTGGTCTTACGAAATCGGAAcaagatcaaatatttAGAGCTTTAGCAGCAATTTTGTGGATCGGTAATATCTCGTTTGTAGAAAACGAGGCAGGTAATGCAGAGATACGTGATAAATCGGTTACAACATTTGTTGCATATTTATTAGAAGTTCAGGAAGAGTTGTTGATAAAAGCTTTAATCGAAAGGATTATTGAAACAACACACGGTGCTAAGAGAGGCTCTACCTATCATTCCCCATTGAATATCATTCAAGCTACAGCTGTAAGAGATGCTTTGGCAAAGgctatatataataatctCTTTGAGTGGATCGTAGAAAGGGTGAATAACTCTCTTCAGGCCTTTCCTGGTGCTGATAAGTCTATCGGCATTCTAGATATTTATGGgtttgaaatatttgagCATAACTCCTTTGAACAGATATGTATCAATTATGTCAATGAGAAGCTACAGCagatttttattcaattgaCACTGAAAAGTGAACAAGACACAtacaaaaaagaacaaattCATTGGACACCTATTGAGTATTTCgataataaaattgtttGTGATCTGATTGAGGCAAAAAGGCCGCCAGGGATATTTGCTGCTATGAATGATGCAATTGCTACGGCTCATGCAGATTCTGATGCAGCAGATCAGGCTTTTGCACAAAGACTGAATCTCTTTACTACAAATCCACATTTTGAGTTAAGACAAAACAAATTTGTGGTTAAACACTACGCGGGAGATGTCACATACGACATCTTTGGCATTACAGACAAAAATAAGGATCAGTTACAAAAAGACTTAGTTGAATTATTGTCAACCACCTCAAACTCGTTTGTGAGGGAAATCTTTCCGGATCAGCCTCAAACAGATTCTAGGAGACGTCCACCAACTTCGGGAGATAAAATAATCAAAAGTGCCAATGAGCTTGTTGAAACTTTGTCAAAAGCACAACCATCATACATCAGAACTATTAAACCTAATGATACTAAATCTTCGACAATCTATGATGATCAACGGGTATTGCATCAAATAAAGTATTTAGgattaaaagaaaatgttaGAATAAGAAGAGCCGGTTTTGCACATAGACAAGTGTTTGAAAAGTTTGTTGAGAGGTTCTATTTGCTTTCTCCTCAATGCTCATATGCTGGAGATTATGTTTGGGATGGTGAAACCCTGGATGCAGTAAAATTAATTCTTCAAGATGCTTCTATCCCAACAACTGAATATGAAATTGGTGTAACacaaatttttattaagCATCCAGAAACTCTCTTTGCTTTAGAGAATATGAGGGACAAGTATTGGTACAATATGGCAGCCAGAATTCAGCGAGCATGGAGAAGATATCTACAAAAAAGGATTGATGCAGCAATTAGAATTCAGAATGCAATTAGAGGAAAATCGGGTGTTAGCACGTTCCGTAATGACGAATTACGCAATGCTGGTGATAAGGTTTATGGCGGCAAGAaggaaagaagaaacatGTCTTTGTTAGGATTGAGGGGTTTTTATGGTGATTATTTGTCGTGTAACGAATCGAAAACTAGGGGCTCATACATCAAACGTCAGGCCAATATCACAGAAAGAGTACTATTCTCTTCACATGGTAATTCCTTACATGCAATGTATGGGGGAGCATCACAACGGCTAAGAAAGACCTTCATCCTCACACCTACATCACTCTGGATAGTTGGGCATACCAAAGCCCGTAATGCAATGAAGTATATTACGGACTACAGAATTGACCTGGGTAAGATTAGATCGATTAGTGTGACAAATTTACAGGATGATTGGATGGCTGTAAATTTGATGGATTCGCCAAAACCAGATCCATTAATCAATCTGCCATTTAAAACGGAGCTTATTACGCGTTTAACACAATTGAATCCACGTATCCATGTTAAAGTTTCATCTACTATTGAATATTTGAGGGGGCCTAAGAAACTTTTTGTCGTGAAAAGCCAATACAGCGATTCTGCTCCAAAATACCATGATTTGTATAGAAATGGGACAATTTTAGTCCGCCATGGTAACCCACCCGACTCTACTGCAGAAAACAGACCTGCTTTCAATAATGAAGATATGTACGGAAACTTAATGGAAGCAAAACAcaaaacaatgaaaaagaagGTGGGAACTAAGAGAACACCTCAAGCCCTGCCAACATCTTCGTTGGCCGCTTCTGCTGCTCAAGCAGCATACCATCCTAAAGGTATTAGGTCACCTACATCTACTGAACAAAAATCTCCTAGTAAATCTAAGCCCATAACAAAAACTCGTAAACCTCCTGTAAGCTCACCTGTCAGAAACACCAGTAAGACTATTTCAAACTCAAAAGTTTATAGCGCTCCAAAGGCTAGTGTGACTAAACGGACACAGGATACAGTTTCTGTCTCCAAAACAAGTGTCAAAGATGATGTAACCCAAGAAAAGAATGCGATTATTCAAACTGAGGAGAAGCAAAACTATAGTTTACCAGAAAACATACCCCAAAGCAGTCAAACTGATAGTTATCAAGCCGCTTATGACTTTCCTGGTTCTGGTAACCCATCAGAACTGCCCTTACAAAAGGGGGACATAATTTACGTGTCTAAAAGTGATCCTAGTGGATGGTCTTTGGCAAGTACGTTAGATAACTCAAAGGAAGGCTGGGTTCCAACATCCTACATTGTCAAATATAATGGAAATGTGACAGATCCATCTGCTCAGCATCAAGATATGAATACAATGAAAATACAGGAAGATAACACCACTTCCATTAATGAACCAGAGACACACACCAACCAGGGGCCATCAAATACTGATCTTGGTGCTAATTTGGCTTCTGTATTGGCTGCAAGGGCCAATAAGCTAAGATCGGAAAGTGAAGAGGATATTTCTCGCGAagaggatgatgatgacgattGGTAA